In one Vidua chalybeata isolate OUT-0048 chromosome 4, bVidCha1 merged haplotype, whole genome shotgun sequence genomic region, the following are encoded:
- the CBR4 gene encoding 3-oxoacyl-[acyl-carrier-protein] reductase isoform X1: MGKVCAVFGGSRGIGKAVAELLAQKGCRLAIIARNLDVAQSTARNLGAGHLALSCDVSSEQEVQKTFEEMQRNLGPINYLVNAAGINRDGLLLRTKTEDMIAQIHTNLLGTMLTCKAAVKVMIQQQGGAIVNIGSVVGLKGNSGQSVYSATKAGLVGFSRSLAKEVAKKQIRVNVVAPGFIHTEMTAHLEEDQLKKAILLGRFGEPHEVAQAVVFLLESPYVTGSVLVVDGGLQLMT; encoded by the exons ATGGGCAAGGTCTGTGCTGTTTTTGGAGGATCCCGTGGGATAGGCAAAGCTGTGGcagagctcctggcacagaAAGGCTGCCGCCTGGCCATCATTGCTAGGAATCTGGACGTGGCCCAGAGCACTGCCCGTAACCTTGGTG CAGGACATCTGGCACTTAGCTGTGATGTATCCAGTGAACAAGAAGTCCAAAAGACTTTTGAGGAGATGCAGAGGAATTTGGGTCCTATTAACTACTTGGTTAATGCAGCTGGGATCAACAG GGATGGTTTGCTACTGAGAACCAAGACTGAAGATATGATAGCCCAGATTCACACTAACCTTTTGGGAACAATGTTGACATGCAAGGCTGCTGTAAAGGTCATGATTCAACAGCAGGGAGGTGCTATTGTCAATATAG gGAGTGTTGTAGGACTTAAAGGCAACTCTGGTCAAAGTGTGTATAGTGCTACCAAAGCAGGATTAGTTGGATTTTCACGCTCTCTTGCTAAAGAAGTAGCAAAAAAGCAAATCCGAGTCAACGTTGTTGCTCCAG GCTTTATTCACACAGAGATGACAGCTCATTTGGAAGAAGATCAGTTGAAGAAAGCAATTCTCCTTGGAAGATTTGGAGAGCCTCATGAAGTTGCACAAGCTGTTGTCTTTCTTCTAGAATCCCCATATGTTACAGGGAGTGTTCTGGTTGTAGATGGAGGCTTACAGCTTATGACCTAA
- the CBR4 gene encoding 3-oxoacyl-[acyl-carrier-protein] reductase isoform X2 yields MGKVCAVFGGSRGIGKAVAELLAQKGCRLAIIARNLDVAQSTARNLGGHLALSCDVSSEQEVQKTFEEMQRNLGPINYLVNAAGINRDGLLLRTKTEDMIAQIHTNLLGTMLTCKAAVKVMIQQQGGAIVNIGSVVGLKGNSGQSVYSATKAGLVGFSRSLAKEVAKKQIRVNVVAPGFIHTEMTAHLEEDQLKKAILLGRFGEPHEVAQAVVFLLESPYVTGSVLVVDGGLQLMT; encoded by the exons ATGGGCAAGGTCTGTGCTGTTTTTGGAGGATCCCGTGGGATAGGCAAAGCTGTGGcagagctcctggcacagaAAGGCTGCCGCCTGGCCATCATTGCTAGGAATCTGGACGTGGCCCAGAGCACTGCCCGTAACCTTGGTG GACATCTGGCACTTAGCTGTGATGTATCCAGTGAACAAGAAGTCCAAAAGACTTTTGAGGAGATGCAGAGGAATTTGGGTCCTATTAACTACTTGGTTAATGCAGCTGGGATCAACAG GGATGGTTTGCTACTGAGAACCAAGACTGAAGATATGATAGCCCAGATTCACACTAACCTTTTGGGAACAATGTTGACATGCAAGGCTGCTGTAAAGGTCATGATTCAACAGCAGGGAGGTGCTATTGTCAATATAG gGAGTGTTGTAGGACTTAAAGGCAACTCTGGTCAAAGTGTGTATAGTGCTACCAAAGCAGGATTAGTTGGATTTTCACGCTCTCTTGCTAAAGAAGTAGCAAAAAAGCAAATCCGAGTCAACGTTGTTGCTCCAG GCTTTATTCACACAGAGATGACAGCTCATTTGGAAGAAGATCAGTTGAAGAAAGCAATTCTCCTTGGAAGATTTGGAGAGCCTCATGAAGTTGCACAAGCTGTTGTCTTTCTTCTAGAATCCCCATATGTTACAGGGAGTGTTCTGGTTGTAGATGGAGGCTTACAGCTTATGACCTAA